The genome window CCGATAAGAATTTTACCAAAAGTTTTGTCTTTTTCAGCGCCAGCTACATTGTAACTAAAATCACTTCCCGTAAAACGAGCTTTAAAGTTATCTCCACTCATAGCAAAGAATTGTTCAATTTTTGGAGTAACATAGAAATAGCTACCACCATTAAAGAATTTTCTAAATTCTGCTCCAAGTTCTGCACTTGCTGCAAAGCTATCCATTGAATAAACTTTTTGAGCCCAAAGACCATTTTCTGTGTAGTCTGGAGTGTGGCTATAGTAAAGATTTAATCCGATTAATGGTTTGATTGAGAAATTATCACTAAAATCAAACACATAGCCATAACTACCGCTTGCACCTAAATAAGTTTGTGTGAAATCAGATTTATTGCTAGTGCCATTTAAAAATCTTTCTTGATCTGCAAAGCTAAATTGTGCATATGTCTTAATATCAAATTCATGTTGGCCGTTTGCGATTCTTGAGTAAAGACCTAATTGTAAGTTATTAGAATCTTGATTTAATGAATTATGGTTTAATTGTGAATCAGCATAAGTTAAATACGCACCAAAGAATATAGCATCATTAAATTGTCTGTCGATACCTATAGTAGTTCCGTATACACCTTCACTATCACTACCAATCATGTTAGCACCACCAAAAGCATTAGCCCATACGCTATTTTCACCAACGTTTCTTGATTGAGCCATTCTAGTTGCAATAGCCATTTCGTTAGCTAGATTGATGATTTGAATAGCACCTTGACGATTAGAGTTGTTTGCACTTTCTCTAGCTGAATCAACAACAGCTTGTGCTTGTCTAACATCGCCTTTTATAGCATTAATTAAAGCTGAATTAGCTGCTAATTGTCTGTCAGAATTTTTCAAAGAAGCTAAAACTGAATCAATTTGTTGTCCATAAGTAATAACTTTTTCATTGGAAGTTATATCATTCATTTGTTTTTTAAGATCAGCTAGGATTTGACTATAGTCAAATTTAGGATCAACACCAGGATGTTGTTGATTTTGCTCATAAGCTTTTTGAGCATAATAATCGTGTAATTGAGTTAAAACTTCAATTCTCATTTCTTTCAATAAATCACTAATATTGATATTTTTAATGCTACTTGTTAAGCCACCTTGAGCATAAGCATCATTTCCAATTATATTTAATCTATAGTTGAAGTATTTTTTATCTTGATCAATGATTACTTTTACAACTTGATCATCATACTCTGCCAATGCACTACCTTTAAGACCTAGAATTTTTCCTTCTGGGATTAGTAATACATTTCTAACTGTATTTACTTCTGTAAATTCTTTATTGAAGTTTGTAGCACTTAGCAAATAAACACCTTTTTCTGATACAGGGTTGCTAAAGTTGGCAAGCTCAAATACAGAATTTCTAATTACCGCATTACCATTTACAGTGAATTGGTGTGGTCCATGTAAAGTAAATAATGAATCATGCGCAAAAAGATCGCCGTTTATGGTTAAAGCGCCATTGTAGTTAGTACCATTGAAATTACCCGCTATAACTTTAAAGTTTGCGTGGTCCATATTAACATTGCCATCAATTAAACCATTATGGAATACATTTAAAGAAACGTTTTCTCTTGAATCTTGAATCCAAGTTGGAGTCCATGGATTTTTATCTGTTAGGGCACCATTATTCATTCCTGTATCTGGATTGAAAATTGCACCAAAGCCATCATCAACAATACCTCCGATTATATCGCCTGGCTTCATTCCAGGTTTGTATATTAAACTATCATCCAATCCTCCTTGGTTTACATTTCCAAAGCCAGCATCTGGATAGTTAATTACATTATCCGGATTTTTTTTACCTATGAAATTTACTTCTTTGGCTTTGATAGCAAAAGAATAGTGTGGATTCTTACCGCCTATTGAACCATAGTGAGAACCTCTTTCTCCACCTACTTCGATAACAGAATCAGGGGTGTTAATTGTTAAGTGTTTAATAGGTGTTTCTAATACGGCACCTTGACCTATATCATTATCACCTAAATCTGTTGTTATGTGAAAGGTATTACCTTGTGGGTTTTTTGATGAAACGAATTGATATTCCCCTCCCCCTAGGTGTGTTAATTGAAAGTCATCGATAACACCTGGTCTAGGATTAGATGGTTCTATAGCTACAGCTGAGCTAGCTACAAAAGTAGCAACACAAGCGGAAAGAAAAATTTTTCTATTCAACTTTTCCATGTTTCTGAAACTCCTTATTAATGAAATACTCTAAAATTAGATTGTGATTTTACCATTAAGATGATTTAAAAGTCAATAAAAATTAGCAAAAAATTCAAAAAAAAAAAAAACGATTTTTTAATCTAAAAAAATAGCTGTTTAAAGCCTATTAAAATAATGTTATATAGATATTTTTAAATATTAAATATATTTTTGTTTTTAGCTGGAAAATTATTACACAAGAACCATAATTAATAAATTTTTATTAAGTTAAGATTAATTAATATTTTAAACATTTTTTATTCTTCGATTTTTTCAAGAGTATTAAAATACTTTTCTTCTAAAATAGTTAATAAATCTTGTTTTTCTTTTAATTCTTCATAAAGCTTGTTAATTCCAATTTTTTGATAAAGTTCAGGATCTGATAAAGAAATTTTTAAATTTTTTATCTCTTCTTCTAGTTTGTGAATTTTATCAGGGTATGAGTTTAAAATTTCATTTTCTTTATAGCTTAGTTTTTTACTTGATTTTTCTTTTGTTTTTACACTTGTTGTGATGTTTGTTTCTAAACTTTTAGAAAATTCTTCAAAGTCTTTGTATTCTTTTTCATTTTCTAAATATTCACTATAAGAAAGAACTTCTATGTTAATATTTGCATTATCTTCAAAAGTATAAAGTTTGGTTGCTATTTTATCAACAAAATATCTATCATGTGATACAAGCAAAATCGCACCTTCAAAAGAAAGTAAATATTCTTCTAAGATATTAATCGTAGCTATGTCTAAATCATTTGTTGGTTCATCTAAGATTAATACATCATATTCTTTAGTAAAAAGTAAGGCTAGGGCAACTCTGTTTTTTTCGCCCCCACTTAACACACTCACACTTTGTTCTAAAAATTCTTTTGGAAATAAAAATTGTTTTAAATACCCATAAACATGCATATTTTTACCACGCACTTGAATATGATCACCACCATTTGGGCAAAAAATTTCTAAAAGTTTTTTATCGGTATTGAGTAAGCTTCTACTTTGATCAAAATAGCCTATTTTAACTTCACCTCTTTTAATTTCTCCACTATCAAGCGGAATTTGATCAAGCAAAATCTTTAAAAAAGTAGATTTCCCACAACCATTTTTACCTACTATGGCTATGCGTTCACCTTGTAAAATTCGTGCATTAAAGTCTTTAAAAAGTGTCTTACCTGCTATGGATTTTGAGATATTTTTAAGTTCAAAAAGCATTTTTTTGCGGTTTTGACTTTGGGTTTGGTTGAAATTTTTACTTGCTCTTTTAATCTCAAGTTGTAAGCGTTTGATAGCTCCTGGGTTTTTCTTGGCTTCTTCACGCATTTTAAAAATGCGTTCTTTGCGTCCTTCGTTGCGTTTAAGTCTAGCTTTAACTCCTCTTCTTAACCATTCTTCCTCGCTTTTTAGTTGTTTAAGTAAGGTTTCATGGCTTTTAGCTAAAGAAGCTAAAATAGCTGCTTTTTTTTCTAGATATTGCGTATATCCACCCTCAAAAACACTTAATTTTCCTGCTTCTATTTCTACGCATTTTTGTGCTATTGCATCGATAAAATATCTATCATGAGAGATGAAAATAACACACATTTTAGAAGCTTTCAATCTTTCTTCTAAAAAGCTACTCATATATACATCTAGATGG of Campylobacter lari contains these proteins:
- the abc-f gene encoding ribosomal protection-like ABC-F family protein, whose product is MALIDLIDANKKFNTKIVLENANFSANLGEKIAIIGKNGEGKSSFLKALMGTLKLDSGRVIKQNNTSIGMLSQQVSFESTLSVSEAIKKELEEIYQALKEFESYNEKLALDPENKEYLKKVDELSLYIDSKDAWNLDQKIQRILEEFKLLEYKDRTLCSLSGGEIRRVGLCTLLLKNPDILLLDEPTNHLDVYMSSFLEERLKASKMCVIFISHDRYFIDAIAQKCVEIEAGKLSVFEGGYTQYLEKKAAILASLAKSHETLLKQLKSEEEWLRRGVKARLKRNEGRKERIFKMREEAKKNPGAIKRLQLEIKRASKNFNQTQSQNRKKMLFELKNISKSIAGKTLFKDFNARILQGERIAIVGKNGCGKSTFLKILLDQIPLDSGEIKRGEVKIGYFDQSRSLLNTDKKLLEIFCPNGGDHIQVRGKNMHVYGYLKQFLFPKEFLEQSVSVLSGGEKNRVALALLFTKEYDVLILDEPTNDLDIATINILEEYLLSFEGAILLVSHDRYFVDKIATKLYTFEDNANINIEVLSYSEYLENEKEYKDFEEFSKSLETNITTSVKTKEKSSKKLSYKENEILNSYPDKIHKLEEEIKNLKISLSDPELYQKIGINKLYEELKEKQDLLTILEEKYFNTLEKIEE
- a CDS encoding autotransporter outer membrane beta-barrel domain-containing protein — translated: MEKLNRKIFLSACVATFVASSAVAIEPSNPRPGVIDDFQLTHLGGGEYQFVSSKNPQGNTFHITTDLGDNDIGQGAVLETPIKHLTINTPDSVIEVGGERGSHYGSIGGKNPHYSFAIKAKEVNFIGKKNPDNVINYPDAGFGNVNQGGLDDSLIYKPGMKPGDIIGGIVDDGFGAIFNPDTGMNNGALTDKNPWTPTWIQDSRENVSLNVFHNGLIDGNVNMDHANFKVIAGNFNGTNYNGALTINGDLFAHDSLFTLHGPHQFTVNGNAVIRNSVFELANFSNPVSEKGVYLLSATNFNKEFTEVNTVRNVLLIPEGKILGLKGSALAEYDDQVVKVIIDQDKKYFNYRLNIIGNDAYAQGGLTSSIKNINISDLLKEMRIEVLTQLHDYYAQKAYEQNQQHPGVDPKFDYSQILADLKKQMNDITSNEKVITYGQQIDSVLASLKNSDRQLAANSALINAIKGDVRQAQAVVDSARESANNSNRQGAIQIINLANEMAIATRMAQSRNVGENSVWANAFGGANMIGSDSEGVYGTTIGIDRQFNDAIFFGAYLTYADSQLNHNSLNQDSNNLQLGLYSRIANGQHEFDIKTYAQFSFADQERFLNGTSNKSDFTQTYLGASGSYGYVFDFSDNFSIKPLIGLNLYYSHTPDYTENGLWAQKVYSMDSFAASAELGAEFRKFFNGGSYFYVTPKIEQFFAMSGDNFKARFTGSDFSYNVAGAEKDKTFGKILIGSNISVTDRFSIDLSVGAKQILGNKDDNTDETYITGNIGVKYSF